In Gemmata obscuriglobus, a single genomic region encodes these proteins:
- a CDS encoding SpoVG family protein has product MVITEVRIKLCEENNERLLAFCSVTFDNAFVVRDLKIIEGTKGIFVAMPSRKLTDRCGRCGGKNHLRSRFCNQCGTRLDDQRAMRAVDGRAKLHADIAHPIHSGAREMIQGAVVDAYAKEKERAKLPGYVCTYDEFDYDDDVPVSYGGMVTEMGKTVKAHGPHTGPKGTHFHSTDAPAESVKKADGFADGIA; this is encoded by the coding sequence GTGGTCATCACGGAAGTTCGCATCAAGCTGTGTGAGGAGAACAACGAGCGGCTGCTCGCGTTCTGCTCGGTCACCTTTGACAACGCCTTCGTCGTCCGGGATCTGAAAATCATCGAGGGCACGAAGGGCATCTTCGTGGCGATGCCCAGCCGCAAGCTCACCGACCGGTGCGGCCGGTGCGGCGGCAAGAACCACCTGCGGTCGCGGTTCTGCAACCAGTGCGGCACCCGCCTGGACGACCAGCGGGCGATGCGGGCCGTCGACGGCCGCGCGAAGCTGCACGCGGACATCGCGCACCCGATCCACAGCGGCGCCCGCGAGATGATCCAGGGCGCGGTGGTGGACGCCTACGCGAAGGAGAAGGAGCGGGCCAAGCTGCCGGGCTACGTCTGCACCTACGACGAGTTCGACTACGACGACGACGTGCCGGTGAGCTACGGCGGGATGGTGACGGAGATGGGCAAGACCGTGAAGGCGCACGGCCCGCACACCGGCCCGAAGGGGACGCACTTCCACAGCACCGACGCGCCCGCCGAGAGCGTCAAGAAGGCCGACGGGTTCGCCGACGGCATCGCCTGA
- a CDS encoding DUF1559 domain-containing protein, producing the protein MSRSARRGLSLVEVLVAIAIVVILIGLLMPATRRIHEAAGRVKCQNNFKHLILGLHNAHDVSSSVPMLPWVNRRSEPSFPPGCFGPGAAPEERLSWMVALLPHVEQESQGALYRRFDREKGYAANLPAGQTSVTAFICPSSQEATTVAGLTNYVAMAGLGSEAASRPAGAAGNGFMGYDRVTPISMIKDGTSNTIALTETRVGLGPWARGGPSNLRGFESAEFLNHAEGRSRSNVPHGMNVGMADGSVRFIGPWTDPKKLVAAITIAGGETTELD; encoded by the coding sequence ATGTCTCGTTCAGCACGCAGAGGCTTGAGCCTCGTTGAAGTTCTTGTCGCCATCGCCATCGTTGTGATCCTGATCGGCCTGCTCATGCCGGCCACGCGGCGTATCCATGAGGCAGCGGGGCGTGTGAAATGCCAGAATAATTTCAAACACTTGATACTGGGATTACATAACGCGCACGACGTGAGCAGTTCCGTGCCGATGTTGCCGTGGGTGAATCGCCGGAGCGAGCCGTCGTTCCCGCCGGGGTGTTTCGGCCCAGGAGCGGCACCCGAAGAGCGGCTCAGTTGGATGGTGGCCTTACTGCCACATGTGGAACAGGAATCACAAGGAGCACTGTACCGGCGGTTCGATCGCGAGAAGGGCTATGCGGCGAATCTCCCTGCGGGTCAGACTTCGGTGACGGCGTTTATCTGCCCCTCATCGCAGGAAGCAACTACGGTGGCCGGGTTGACCAACTACGTCGCGATGGCCGGGCTCGGTTCGGAGGCCGCGTCCCGACCGGCGGGCGCCGCGGGCAACGGGTTCATGGGGTACGACCGCGTTACTCCGATCTCGATGATTAAAGATGGCACCTCGAACACCATCGCGCTGACGGAAACGCGCGTCGGCCTCGGGCCGTGGGCGCGCGGCGGTCCGTCGAACCTTCGCGGGTTCGAGTCTGCCGAATTCTTGAATCACGCAGAAGGGCGTTCCCGTTCGAACGTGCCTCACGGTATGAATGTCGGGATGGCTGACGGCTCGGTCCGGTTTATTGGGCCGTGGACCGATCCGAAGAAGCTGGTCGCCGCGATCACGATCGCTGGCGGAGAGACGACCGAACTGGATTGA
- a CDS encoding DUF2306 domain-containing protein codes for MRYHILTTALRCLAVALILRVLVTILANYPDYFPPNFDALFLLGREETFTGAYRVAFYVHIFSAPVVLLGGLILLSEHVRRRYDGLHRVLGRVQVLVLLTLMLPSSAVMAPHAFGGWWAGVSFFVLSALTALCAVAGVMAARRGRYDRHRRWMLRCFVLMCSAVVLRLISGAAGLIGVSSPEGAYVVAAWSSWVIPLVLYEIAERLVRRGSMFTAGPTAGTWTAAAAPRGRTRG; via the coding sequence GTGCGATATCACATTCTCACGACGGCCCTTCGCTGTCTCGCGGTCGCGCTGATTCTGCGGGTGTTGGTCACGATTTTGGCCAACTACCCCGACTACTTCCCGCCCAACTTCGACGCCCTCTTCCTGCTGGGGCGTGAGGAGACGTTTACCGGCGCTTATCGGGTGGCGTTTTACGTCCACATCTTCTCCGCGCCGGTGGTGCTGCTCGGCGGGCTGATTTTGCTGAGCGAACACGTGCGCCGACGGTACGACGGGTTGCATCGTGTGTTGGGGCGGGTTCAGGTGCTCGTGCTGCTGACGCTGATGTTGCCGAGCAGTGCGGTGATGGCCCCGCACGCCTTCGGTGGCTGGTGGGCGGGTGTGAGCTTCTTCGTGCTGTCGGCTCTGACTGCGCTGTGTGCCGTCGCGGGTGTTATGGCCGCGCGCCGCGGCCGTTACGACCGGCACCGCCGCTGGATGCTCCGCTGCTTCGTGCTGATGTGCTCGGCGGTGGTACTGAGGCTGATATCGGGTGCGGCGGGACTGATTGGAGTATCGAGCCCCGAAGGCGCGTACGTCGTCGCGGCGTGGAGCAGTTGGGTCATTCCGCTCGTGCTCTACGAGATTGCGGAGCGGTTGGTCAGACGAGGTTCGATGTTCACAGCGGGTCCGACGGCGGGAACATGGACCGCAGCAGCCGCGCCGAGAGGTCGAACTCGGGGGTGA
- a CDS encoding nicotinate-nucleotide--dimethylbenzimidazole phosphoribosyltransferase, which yields MSNPTQNEIRDHIAALAAPEGGLGELMAVAEQLCRAQGTLRPVTSPRRLVLFAADHGPDAESRVGDAIHDLTSGASATAVLAKATGTELIVVDVGTWCDGLAESPRYRCRKTRSGSGDAGAGPALTADEFRAAFSAGQKEAELAHAAGVRVLAADAIGADSAAVAERVLALHEPADDPMGVFGAVGGSDVAALAGLVAKASELGLTVLAAGAPARAGAHVAERVAPGTAARVIEGRGSPDGLGALLALPALDAAAAVLARTARRHVDRPAARAKPTRKVAVFTGSFDPPTTYHRKVVELLREKGFDEVIVRPSGPRCDGPEVEHAKPVHRAILTDLAFKDVPGVTVDLSDLDDATFTPHFSLDDLLGDRGELWHVVPAEFVTGGRASESAIHNKWELGLDAWATRRFVVLHPPGAAPDADDLPPKCQLLAVDGHIATADIRLRVFQHGNARPDVSEQVDEYIRRYHLFTGLTIPRETRVHLSGPRLKIVAADRSEKALRAAEPFRHLESPDPTHILVLGGDGTMLQAIRDHWRLRLPFLGLNAGTLGFLMNERLPPSLENTEIVLYRMPMMRVDAELPDGKRVQSLAFADAWVERDSGQAAWLKIDVDGHTQVPRVVGDGLLVATPAGSSAYARAMGATSVPLTAPVFTLAGSNVFRPRFWKPVALPETAHVSFTTLDFNGKRPIRGFIDGQPIGPVKSMHIRVSTVANVELGFTPEFDLSARLLRSMFPPSDPL from the coding sequence ATGTCGAACCCGACGCAGAACGAGATCCGCGATCACATTGCCGCGCTGGCCGCGCCGGAGGGCGGGCTCGGCGAGCTGATGGCGGTCGCGGAGCAACTGTGCCGCGCCCAGGGGACGCTCCGCCCGGTCACAAGCCCGCGGCGGCTGGTGCTGTTCGCCGCGGACCACGGACCGGACGCCGAGAGCCGGGTGGGCGACGCGATTCATGACCTCACCTCCGGCGCCTCGGCGACGGCCGTTCTCGCGAAGGCGACCGGCACCGAGCTGATCGTGGTGGACGTCGGCACGTGGTGCGACGGGCTGGCGGAATCGCCGCGGTACCGGTGCCGGAAGACGCGCTCCGGGTCGGGCGACGCCGGGGCCGGGCCGGCGCTCACCGCCGACGAGTTCCGGGCCGCGTTCTCCGCCGGCCAGAAAGAAGCCGAACTGGCCCACGCGGCCGGCGTCCGGGTGCTCGCCGCGGACGCCATCGGCGCCGACAGCGCGGCCGTGGCGGAGCGGGTGCTCGCGCTCCACGAGCCGGCCGACGACCCGATGGGCGTGTTCGGGGCCGTCGGCGGGTCGGACGTCGCGGCGCTCGCGGGGCTCGTCGCGAAAGCGAGCGAGTTGGGGCTGACGGTGCTGGCGGCCGGTGCCCCGGCGCGGGCCGGGGCGCACGTGGCCGAGCGGGTCGCGCCGGGCACTGCGGCGCGTGTGATCGAGGGGAGGGGTTCCCCCGACGGGCTCGGCGCGCTCCTCGCGCTCCCGGCGCTCGACGCGGCGGCGGCGGTGCTGGCCCGAACGGCCCGCCGCCACGTGGACCGGCCGGCCGCGCGGGCGAAGCCCACGCGCAAGGTGGCCGTGTTCACGGGCAGCTTCGACCCGCCCACCACGTACCACCGCAAGGTGGTCGAACTGCTCCGCGAGAAGGGGTTTGATGAGGTGATCGTGCGACCGTCCGGCCCGCGGTGCGACGGCCCGGAGGTCGAGCACGCCAAGCCGGTCCACCGCGCGATCCTCACGGACCTCGCGTTCAAGGACGTGCCCGGCGTCACGGTCGACCTGTCCGACCTCGACGACGCCACGTTCACCCCCCACTTCTCGCTCGACGACCTGCTGGGCGACCGCGGCGAGCTGTGGCACGTGGTTCCGGCCGAGTTCGTCACCGGCGGGCGGGCGAGCGAGTCGGCCATCCACAACAAGTGGGAACTCGGGCTCGACGCCTGGGCGACGCGCCGGTTCGTGGTGCTGCACCCACCCGGGGCCGCCCCCGACGCCGACGACCTGCCGCCGAAGTGCCAGCTCCTCGCGGTCGACGGGCACATCGCGACCGCCGACATCCGGCTGCGGGTGTTCCAGCACGGGAACGCCCGCCCCGACGTTTCGGAACAGGTGGACGAGTACATCCGGCGGTACCACCTGTTCACGGGGCTGACGATCCCACGCGAGACCCGCGTGCACCTGAGCGGTCCGCGGCTGAAGATCGTGGCCGCGGACCGGAGCGAGAAGGCGCTGCGGGCGGCGGAACCGTTCCGCCACCTCGAATCCCCCGACCCGACGCACATCCTCGTGCTGGGCGGCGACGGGACGATGCTCCAGGCGATCCGCGACCACTGGCGGCTGCGGCTGCCGTTCCTGGGGCTGAACGCGGGCACGCTCGGGTTTCTGATGAACGAGCGACTGCCGCCGTCGCTGGAAAATACGGAAATCGTGCTGTACCGCATGCCGATGATGCGCGTGGACGCCGAACTGCCGGACGGCAAGCGGGTGCAGTCGCTGGCGTTCGCGGACGCGTGGGTGGAGCGCGACAGCGGGCAAGCGGCGTGGCTCAAAATCGACGTGGACGGGCACACGCAGGTGCCGCGGGTGGTGGGCGACGGCCTGTTGGTCGCCACGCCGGCCGGTTCGAGTGCGTATGCGCGTGCGATGGGGGCGACCTCGGTTCCGTTAACGGCTCCGGTGTTCACGCTGGCGGGGTCGAACGTATTCCGGCCGCGGTTCTGGAAGCCGGTGGCGCTCCCGGAGACGGCACACGTGTCGTTCACCACGCTGGACTTCAACGGCAAGCGGCCGATCCGCGGGTTCATCGACGGCCAGCCGATCGGCCCGGTGAAGTCGATGCACATCCGGGTGAGCACGGTGGCGAACGTGGAACTCGGCTTCACCCCCGAGTTCGACCTCTCGGCGCGGCTGCTGCGGTCCATGTTCCCGCCGTCGGACCCGCTGTGA
- a CDS encoding M28 family peptidase — translation MSSLFRPLAGAVALTAVLALVHSAQAQKPLDNPILERMRKDIFFLASPECEGRGIDTKGIEKAADYVAETFKAAGLKPAMKDGSYFQPFTVTMSAKLSKPTSLTIAGPNDAKKELKLNTDFTAMGFSPTSKADAGLVFVGYGITAPALKYDDYAGQNVEGKFVVILRRTPRYNEKGDKRFDTTVPDGEDSTHAAFATKIELAQANKAAGVIMVNDAGAAGKTDALAPYPLHATGTTPATIPVVMVKRAVIDEVLAGGPWKSLTDLETAIGGDLKPRSFAVADWTARAEVTVERTDLKVKNIVGVLEGSGPLKDETVVIGAHYDHVGYGSWGSLAKDGKGKIHYGADDNASGTTGLMELARRYGAAKNRQGRRLVFVAFTAEERGLYGSIHYCKEPLFPLDKTVAMINMDMIGRTQPVSADWLGLFGKKDRLVVYGTGTGTGLDKLVDQVSAKSDFRVSAQKAGTGPSDHDSFYRKKVPVLFLYTGTHGEYHRPTDVPERINIEGLKKTADFAQSLADDLTTRSAAPKFQVVSDPWRDPTEAPRGPQGPRLGVRPDYMYEGEGMRLEGVTPGGVAEKTGLKDGDIIVEVAGKPTPNVGAYMTAMSAQKIGTTIDIVVDRKGKKLTLKAKLEE, via the coding sequence ATGTCTTCCCTGTTCCGCCCGCTCGCGGGGGCCGTCGCACTGACCGCGGTGCTCGCGCTCGTGCATTCGGCCCAGGCCCAAAAGCCGCTCGACAACCCGATCCTCGAGCGGATGCGCAAGGACATCTTCTTCCTCGCGAGCCCGGAGTGCGAGGGCCGCGGGATCGACACCAAGGGCATTGAGAAGGCCGCCGACTACGTCGCCGAGACGTTCAAGGCCGCCGGCCTGAAGCCGGCCATGAAGGACGGGTCGTACTTCCAGCCGTTTACCGTCACCATGTCGGCGAAGCTCTCCAAACCGACTTCGCTCACGATCGCCGGCCCGAACGACGCCAAGAAGGAACTGAAGCTCAACACCGACTTCACGGCGATGGGTTTCAGCCCCACGAGCAAGGCCGACGCGGGCCTCGTGTTCGTCGGGTACGGGATCACCGCCCCCGCCCTCAAGTACGACGACTACGCGGGCCAGAACGTTGAGGGGAAGTTCGTCGTGATCCTGCGCCGCACCCCCCGTTACAACGAAAAGGGCGACAAGCGGTTCGACACGACGGTGCCCGACGGCGAGGACAGCACGCACGCCGCGTTCGCCACCAAGATCGAGCTGGCGCAGGCGAACAAGGCCGCTGGCGTCATCATGGTGAACGACGCCGGGGCCGCCGGGAAGACCGACGCCCTCGCGCCGTACCCCCTCCACGCCACCGGCACCACCCCCGCGACCATCCCGGTCGTGATGGTCAAGCGCGCGGTCATCGATGAAGTCCTCGCCGGCGGGCCGTGGAAGTCGCTGACCGACCTCGAAACGGCCATCGGCGGCGACCTGAAGCCGCGCTCGTTCGCCGTCGCCGACTGGACCGCCCGCGCCGAGGTGACGGTCGAGCGGACCGACCTGAAGGTGAAGAACATCGTCGGCGTGCTGGAGGGTTCCGGACCGCTGAAGGACGAAACGGTGGTGATCGGCGCGCACTACGACCACGTCGGGTACGGCTCCTGGGGCAGCCTCGCCAAGGACGGGAAGGGGAAGATCCACTACGGGGCCGACGACAACGCGAGCGGCACCACGGGCCTGATGGAGTTGGCCCGCCGGTACGGCGCGGCCAAGAACCGCCAGGGGCGGCGACTGGTGTTCGTGGCGTTCACCGCCGAGGAGCGCGGGCTGTACGGCTCCATCCACTACTGCAAGGAGCCGCTGTTCCCGCTCGACAAGACGGTGGCGATGATCAACATGGACATGATCGGCCGCACGCAACCGGTCAGCGCCGACTGGCTCGGGCTGTTCGGCAAGAAGGACCGCCTCGTCGTGTACGGCACCGGCACCGGCACCGGGCTCGACAAGCTCGTGGACCAGGTGAGCGCGAAGTCGGACTTCCGGGTGAGCGCGCAGAAGGCCGGGACCGGCCCGAGCGACCACGACTCGTTCTACCGGAAGAAGGTTCCGGTGCTGTTCCTCTACACCGGCACGCACGGCGAGTACCACCGGCCGACCGACGTGCCCGAGCGGATCAATATTGAGGGGCTGAAGAAGACGGCGGACTTCGCCCAGTCGCTCGCCGACGATCTGACGACACGGAGCGCGGCGCCGAAGTTCCAGGTCGTGAGCGACCCGTGGCGCGACCCGACCGAGGCGCCGCGCGGCCCGCAGGGGCCGCGGCTCGGCGTGCGGCCCGATTACATGTACGAAGGGGAAGGCATGCGCCTCGAAGGCGTGACCCCCGGCGGGGTGGCCGAAAAAACCGGGCTGAAGGACGGCGACATCATCGTCGAGGTGGCCGGCAAGCCGACGCCGAACGTCGGCGCGTACATGACCGCGATGAGCGCCCAGAAGATCGGCACCACGATCGACATCGTCGTGGACCGCAAAGGCAAGAAGCTGACGCTCAAGGCCAAGCTGGAAGAGTAA
- a CDS encoding RNA polymerase sigma factor, whose translation MSWTEITVLVEKAKTGDREAYGELVTRFQSSVYAMALGRVRDPLEAQELAQDVFVHAMRKLPQLRDPRCFAGWLRRITARMAINRLTRRGPLFGTDPEMLDAVEARTRTAEEQFAVGEAVEQLKGALSELKPLDRQTLEAFYIRGRSLKQIAKEFAVPTGTVKRRLHVARQRLKEVLEEIDPTLAEKFAGVEDEVEAVGV comes from the coding sequence ATGAGCTGGACCGAAATCACTGTGCTGGTTGAGAAGGCGAAGACGGGCGACCGGGAGGCGTACGGGGAACTGGTCACCCGGTTCCAGAGCAGCGTGTACGCGATGGCGCTGGGCCGGGTGCGGGACCCGCTCGAGGCGCAGGAGCTGGCGCAGGACGTGTTCGTTCACGCGATGCGGAAGCTGCCGCAGCTCCGCGACCCGCGGTGCTTCGCCGGGTGGCTGCGGCGGATCACGGCGCGGATGGCGATCAACCGCCTGACCCGGCGCGGGCCGCTGTTCGGCACCGACCCCGAGATGCTCGACGCCGTCGAGGCGCGGACCCGGACCGCCGAAGAGCAGTTCGCGGTCGGCGAGGCGGTGGAGCAACTCAAGGGGGCGCTGAGCGAGTTGAAGCCGCTGGACCGGCAGACGCTCGAGGCGTTCTACATCCGAGGCCGGAGCCTGAAGCAGATCGCGAAGGAGTTCGCGGTCCCGACGGGCACCGTGAAGCGGCGGCTGCACGTCGCCCGGCAGCGCCTCAAGGAAGTGCTGGAAGAGATCGACCCGACGCTGGCCGAGAAGTTCGCCGGGGTCGAGGACGAGGTCGAGGCGGTTGGCGTCTGA
- a CDS encoding aldo/keto reductase, which translates to MEYRQLGRSGFKVPVLSMGTGTFGGGNEFFKAWGSTDAAGASKLVDVCLDAGVTMFDSADIYSGGLAEEVLGAAIKGRRDKVLISTKATFRFGDGPNNVGSSRFHLIWSCEAQLKRLGTDYIDLYQMHGFDATTPVEETLSALDDLVKAGKVRYIGCSNFSGWHLTKSLLTSDYYGWSRYVAHQAYYSLVGRDYEWELMPLGLDQGVGAVVWSPLGWGRLTGKMRRGQPLPKTSRLNSQLSNEKGPPLTDEYVYKVVDAIDVIAKETGKTVPQIALNWLLQRPTVSTVIIGARDEQQLRDNLGAVGWNLTPDQVKRLDEASAVTLPYPYWHQRGFVERNPPPVG; encoded by the coding sequence ATGGAATACCGTCAGCTTGGCCGGTCCGGGTTCAAGGTGCCGGTGCTGAGCATGGGCACCGGCACGTTCGGCGGCGGCAACGAGTTCTTTAAGGCGTGGGGCAGCACCGACGCCGCCGGCGCGTCAAAGCTCGTGGACGTGTGCCTTGACGCCGGCGTCACCATGTTCGATTCGGCCGACATCTACTCGGGCGGGCTGGCCGAAGAGGTGCTCGGCGCCGCGATCAAGGGGCGGCGCGACAAAGTCCTCATCTCCACGAAGGCCACGTTCCGGTTCGGCGACGGCCCGAACAACGTCGGCTCGTCGCGGTTCCACCTGATCTGGTCGTGCGAGGCGCAGCTCAAGCGACTCGGCACCGACTACATCGACCTGTACCAGATGCACGGGTTCGACGCGACCACACCGGTCGAGGAGACACTGTCCGCGCTCGACGACCTCGTGAAGGCCGGCAAGGTCCGGTACATCGGCTGCTCGAACTTCTCCGGCTGGCACCTGACGAAGTCGCTCCTCACCTCCGATTACTACGGCTGGTCGCGGTACGTCGCCCACCAGGCGTACTACTCGCTGGTCGGGCGCGACTACGAGTGGGAGCTGATGCCACTCGGGCTCGACCAGGGCGTGGGCGCGGTGGTGTGGAGCCCCCTCGGGTGGGGCCGGCTCACGGGCAAAATGCGCCGCGGGCAACCGCTGCCGAAGACGAGCCGGCTGAACTCGCAGTTGAGCAACGAGAAGGGGCCGCCGCTCACCGACGAGTACGTTTACAAGGTTGTCGACGCGATCGACGTGATCGCGAAGGAGACCGGCAAAACGGTGCCGCAAATCGCGCTCAACTGGCTGCTCCAGCGGCCCACCGTTTCGACGGTCATCATCGGCGCCCGCGACGAGCAGCAGTTACGCGACAACCTCGGCGCCGTGGGCTGGAACCTCACACCCGACCAGGTGAAGCGACTGGACGAGGCGAGCGCGGTAACGCTGCCGTACCCGTACTGGCACCAGCGCGGGTTCGTCGAGCGCAACCCGCCGCCGGTCGGCTGA
- a CDS encoding sulfatase family protein, whose translation MLRSFSVFALTLAIPLPAKAAPPNVVLLVGDDQCWTDYGFMGHEHIKTPHLDKLARESLLFKRGYVPSSLCRASLATMITGLYPHQHKITSNDPPLPKGLTAAQANKDDSYLKLRADMVALFEASPDLPKLLGKEGYVSLQVGKWWEGNACRCGGFTEGMTHGDPLKGGRHGDEGLKIGRQGLQPVFDFLDKAKKDQKPFFVWYAPMMPHTPHNPPERLFNKYKEKTKSEFVAKYWAMCEWFDETVGDLLGKLEKSGQVENTLVIYLHDNGWIQDEMSANFAPRSKRSQYDGGLRTPVLIKWPGHTKPGTSDHLASSIDLAPTILRAAGAEPTKDMPGIDLLDPQRVATRHTLYGEVFEHNAVDITKPSANLRHRWIVDGHWKLIVPHEPNVKGEGAELYDLSKDANEKEDLAAKRPEKVKELTKKLNIWWKPE comes from the coding sequence ATGCTCCGCAGCTTTTCCGTTTTCGCACTCACACTTGCGATCCCGCTGCCCGCTAAAGCCGCACCGCCGAACGTCGTGCTGCTCGTGGGCGACGACCAGTGCTGGACCGACTACGGGTTCATGGGCCACGAACACATCAAGACCCCGCACCTCGACAAACTCGCACGCGAGTCGCTTCTCTTCAAACGAGGATACGTGCCGAGTAGCCTGTGCCGGGCCAGCCTCGCGACCATGATTACGGGCCTTTACCCGCACCAGCACAAGATCACGTCGAACGACCCGCCCCTTCCGAAGGGACTCACCGCGGCGCAGGCGAACAAGGATGACAGCTACCTGAAGCTCCGCGCGGACATGGTGGCGCTCTTCGAGGCGTCGCCGGACCTGCCGAAGTTGCTGGGTAAAGAAGGGTACGTCAGCTTGCAGGTCGGGAAGTGGTGGGAGGGGAACGCCTGCCGGTGCGGGGGCTTCACCGAGGGCATGACGCACGGCGATCCGCTGAAGGGCGGGCGGCACGGCGACGAGGGGCTGAAGATCGGCCGGCAGGGGCTCCAACCCGTGTTCGACTTCCTCGATAAGGCCAAGAAGGACCAGAAGCCGTTCTTCGTGTGGTACGCGCCGATGATGCCGCACACGCCCCACAACCCGCCCGAGCGGCTGTTCAACAAGTACAAGGAAAAGACGAAGTCCGAGTTCGTGGCGAAGTACTGGGCCATGTGCGAGTGGTTCGACGAGACCGTCGGCGACCTGCTCGGGAAGCTCGAAAAGAGCGGGCAGGTCGAAAACACGCTGGTGATCTACCTGCACGACAACGGGTGGATTCAGGACGAGATGTCCGCGAACTTCGCGCCGCGGTCGAAGCGCTCACAGTACGACGGCGGGTTGCGCACGCCGGTTTTGATCAAGTGGCCGGGGCACACGAAGCCGGGCACGAGTGACCACCTCGCGAGTTCGATCGATCTGGCGCCGACGATCTTGCGCGCGGCCGGCGCCGAACCAACCAAGGACATGCCCGGAATCGACCTGCTCGACCCGCAACGGGTCGCGACCCGCCACACCCTTTACGGCGAGGTGTTCGAGCACAACGCGGTCGACATCACCAAACCGAGCGCCAACCTCCGGCACCGGTGGATCGTGGACGGGCACTGGAAACTGATCGTTCCGCACGAGCCCAACGTGAAGGGCGAAGGAGCGGAGCTGTACGACCTGTCGAAGGACGCCAACGAGAAGGAAGACCTGGCCGCGAAACGGCCCGAGAAGGTGAAGGAGTTGACCAAGAAGCTCAATATCTGGTGGAAGCCAGAGTGA
- a CDS encoding ATP-dependent helicase C-terminal domain-containing protein — MPSSDDALLQCVFAAYPDRLARRREPGSTKAVTVGGRGVRLAPASGVSEPELFVCVDVDAGGTDSFVRQASGVEREWLPAERVSTRIEITFDEKTERLAARKATRFGDLLLDELNAHIADESEAASVLARAAAERLEKVLPAPDSPAGAFRTRVRCLREWVPELDLPAFEAADLREALEALCRNRRSLADVRNGPWLDFLRGCLTYQQLQAVESEAPGHLEVPSGSHIQLVYEEGRPPILAARIQEMFGLTETPTVGRGRRKVLLHLLAPNYRPQQVTEDLASFWRNGYPIVRKELRARYPKHSWPDDPLTAEAVRGAKRRQG, encoded by the coding sequence TTGCCTTCATCCGACGACGCCCTCCTTCAGTGCGTGTTCGCGGCGTACCCGGATCGCCTGGCGCGGCGGCGCGAGCCCGGCAGCACCAAAGCGGTCACCGTCGGCGGGCGCGGAGTGCGGCTCGCCCCCGCGTCGGGGGTGTCGGAACCCGAACTGTTCGTGTGTGTCGATGTGGACGCCGGCGGGACGGATTCGTTCGTCCGGCAGGCCTCCGGCGTGGAACGCGAGTGGCTGCCCGCAGAGCGGGTTTCCACGCGCATCGAGATCACCTTCGACGAGAAGACCGAGCGGCTCGCGGCCCGCAAGGCGACTCGCTTCGGCGACCTCCTGCTGGACGAACTCAACGCACACATTGCGGACGAAAGCGAAGCCGCGAGCGTGCTCGCCCGCGCGGCCGCGGAAAGATTGGAAAAGGTGCTACCGGCGCCCGATTCTCCGGCCGGCGCATTCCGAACCCGCGTGCGGTGCCTGCGCGAATGGGTGCCGGAGCTGGATCTCCCGGCGTTCGAAGCGGCCGACCTGCGTGAGGCCCTGGAAGCGCTGTGCCGTAACCGGCGGTCGCTCGCGGACGTGCGGAACGGCCCGTGGCTCGACTTCCTCAGGGGGTGCCTAACCTACCAGCAGCTCCAGGCGGTGGAAAGCGAGGCCCCGGGACACCTGGAAGTCCCGAGCGGTAGCCACATTCAGCTCGTGTACGAAGAGGGCCGCCCGCCAATACTGGCGGCACGGATTCAGGAGATGTTCGGGCTGACCGAAACGCCCACCGTCGGGCGCGGGCGCAGAAAGGTGCTGCTGCACCTGCTCGCCCCCAACTACAGACCGCAGCAGGTGACCGAAGACCTCGCGAGCTTCTGGCGGAACGGCTACCCGATCGTGCGGAAGGAGCTCCGCGCCCGCTACCCGAAGCACAGTTGGCCCGACGACCCGCTCACCGCGGAAGCCGTGCGCGGGGCGAAGAGAAGACAAGGATGA